The following are encoded in a window of Chryseobacterium sp. genomic DNA:
- a CDS encoding nitroreductase, whose translation MDKSQILKEIIESRKSTFPRDYTGEGLAPEVLNAILDSAQFVPNHKRTRPWRFRVFTGAQKDELGATLAGIYRDTTPPAVFLQKKYEDIPAKAGKAGAIISISVAFSGLVPEWEEIAAVAMGVQNMYLTCTATNVGCYWSSPGLIKYLDGYLGLAENEKCYGLFYLGALKSELDEI comes from the coding sequence ATGGATAAAAGTCAGATATTAAAAGAAATCATCGAATCACGGAAGAGCACTTTTCCAAGAGATTACACAGGGGAAGGTCTTGCACCGGAAGTGCTGAATGCTATATTGGATTCGGCGCAGTTCGTTCCCAACCATAAAAGGACGAGGCCCTGGCGTTTCCGGGTATTTACGGGTGCACAAAAAGATGAGCTTGGTGCCACCCTTGCCGGAATTTACCGTGATACCACGCCACCTGCGGTCTTCCTTCAGAAAAAATACGAAGATATTCCTGCCAAAGCAGGTAAGGCCGGGGCCATAATCAGTATTTCGGTTGCATTTAGCGGTCTGGTGCCCGAGTGGGAAGAAATTGCCGCTGTAGCTATGGGGGTGCAGAATATGTATCTGACCTGTACGGCTACAAATGTAGGCTGTTACTGGAGTTCGCCGGGTCTCATCAAATATCTGGACGGCTATTTGGGTCTCGCTGAGAACGAAAAATGTTATGGTCTTTTTTATTTGGGTGCCCTGAAATCTGAACTGGATGAAATTTGA
- a CDS encoding SRPBCC family protein encodes MKTLLKIIVAIVIVLLIFMFAVGKDYHFEKSIVINAPADKVYQNISSMKAFNQWNPWMKLDPNMKIDYSGNSGQVGDQYCWDGNDDAGAGCHIITALVPNKKQSAKMLFTRPFESDATSDIVLTPQGNSTKVTWDMDCEFDYPINLMTVFMDGQMDKSYGEGLAALKALSEK; translated from the coding sequence ATGAAAACTTTACTGAAAATCATCGTAGCCATCGTAATTGTATTGCTTATCTTCATGTTTGCTGTTGGCAAGGATTATCACTTTGAAAAATCGATTGTCATTAACGCGCCTGCCGACAAAGTGTACCAGAATATCAGTTCGATGAAAGCTTTTAACCAGTGGAACCCCTGGATGAAGCTGGATCCGAATATGAAAATTGATTATTCCGGGAACAGCGGTCAGGTAGGTGATCAGTATTGCTGGGACGGAAACGATGATGCAGGTGCCGGCTGTCATATCATTACGGCATTGGTGCCCAATAAGAAACAGAGCGCCAAGATGCTTTTTACCAGACCTTTTGAAAGTGATGCTACTTCTGATATTGTATTGACCCCTCAGGGTAATAGCACAAAAGTGACCTGGGATATGGACTGCGAATTCGATTATCCTATAAACCTGATGACGGTGTTTATGGACGGCCAGATGGACAAGTCCTATGGTGAAGGTCTTGCAGCTCTGAAGGCGCTTTCGGAAAAATAA
- a CDS encoding GreA/GreB family elongation factor: MQKALYNKNDLRTYVQEMLSGKVKTLEFYLNFTLEASRDIKKTSKYDSIREEIQSEIYHLDRQMAALKNMQREMQRVPDKKTDSAVVGSLVITNKARFYISVSLGEFFFEGDRFYAISEISPMAQIMKGKKAGDEFTLNKIHQRIEEIF; the protein is encoded by the coding sequence ATGCAGAAGGCTCTCTATAATAAAAATGATTTGCGGACGTATGTGCAGGAAATGCTTTCAGGTAAGGTAAAGACGCTGGAGTTTTATCTTAATTTCACACTGGAAGCCAGCCGCGACATCAAAAAAACCAGTAAGTACGACTCGATTCGGGAAGAAATACAGAGTGAGATTTACCATTTGGACCGTCAGATGGCCGCGCTTAAAAATATGCAGCGTGAAATGCAGCGTGTTCCCGATAAAAAGACCGACTCAGCAGTTGTGGGCTCGCTGGTCATAACGAATAAGGCCAGGTTCTATATTTCGGTCTCACTAGGCGAGTTCTTTTTTGAAGGAGACCGGTTTTACGCCATCTCCGAAATAAGTCCAATGGCGCAAATTATGAAAGGGAAAAAGGCGGGTGATGAATTTACCCTCAATAAAATTCACCAAAGGATAGAAGAAATTTTTTAA
- the rimM gene encoding ribosome maturation factor RimM (Essential for efficient processing of 16S rRNA): MKKEDCYYLGKITRTHGLAGNVILKLDTDQPDHYNKLDGVFVEINGLLVPFFVEKQQWSRDNTKIVFFKNANLAMAEQLVNKNVFMPLSTLPELSGNQFYYHEVLGFEIRDEEGNSCGTIKEINDQIAQHYFILDLDGKEVIIPVIKDWILSVNRADKVITMQLPEGLLEVYTTPAVKDE; encoded by the coding sequence ATGAAAAAAGAAGACTGTTATTACCTGGGTAAAATCACCAGGACACACGGACTGGCCGGAAATGTAATTCTGAAACTGGATACCGACCAGCCAGATCATTATAATAAGCTGGACGGCGTTTTTGTAGAAATAAACGGACTGCTTGTTCCCTTTTTTGTAGAAAAGCAGCAATGGAGCCGCGATAACACAAAGATTGTTTTCTTTAAAAACGCCAACCTTGCCATGGCAGAACAGCTGGTGAACAAGAACGTTTTTATGCCTTTATCCACACTTCCGGAACTTTCCGGAAACCAGTTTTATTATCACGAAGTCCTTGGTTTTGAAATCCGAGACGAAGAAGGAAACTCCTGCGGAACCATAAAGGAAATTAACGATCAGATTGCCCAGCATTATTTTATTCTTGATCTGGACGGTAAGGAAGTCATTATTCCCGTGATCAAAGACTGGATATTGAGCGTAAACCGTGCTGATAAAGTAATTACGATGCAGCTTCCGGAAGGTTTGCTGGAAGTATATACTACACCTGCAGTGAAAGATGAATGA
- a CDS encoding copper resistance protein CopD — translation MSHHLLLVLHLLGAAIWVGGHLVLALGILPEVLRNRDPEILLSFEKKYEKIGIPALLVMVITGVWMAYDFGVDFTQWFHFTNPVESAVSVKLILLFSTLLFALSANVFVLPKLSARTLPLMAFHIISVTVIGIFMLIVGSFFRYGGLSV, via the coding sequence ATGTCACATCACTTACTTTTGGTATTACATCTTTTGGGTGCCGCTATATGGGTGGGCGGTCATCTCGTACTCGCGCTGGGGATTTTGCCGGAAGTGCTGAGGAATCGTGATCCTGAAATCCTGCTCTCCTTTGAAAAGAAATACGAAAAAATTGGAATTCCCGCGCTGCTGGTAATGGTGATCACCGGCGTCTGGATGGCTTACGATTTCGGGGTGGATTTTACGCAATGGTTTCACTTCACCAATCCTGTTGAATCTGCTGTTTCCGTTAAGTTGATTCTGCTTTTCAGCACCTTACTATTCGCCTTGAGTGCCAATGTTTTTGTGCTGCCTAAACTGAGTGCACGTACCTTGCCGTTAATGGCTTTCCATATCATCAGTGTTACGGTTATAGGCATCTTCATGCTCATTGTAGGAAGCTTCTTCCGCTACGGGGGCCTGAGCGTTTAA